In one Nitrospira sp. CR1.1 genomic region, the following are encoded:
- a CDS encoding 4Fe-4S dicluster domain-containing protein — protein MALLITDECISCGACLPECPNEAIFETRSDAEGKGNHVGDGQGVGDNIYVITHDRCTECVGHFDEPQCAAVCPVDNCCIADPAYPEATDVLLEKAKSLNPDKEIDPAKVWSGVRN, from the coding sequence ATGGCGCTTCTGATCACCGATGAGTGTATTTCCTGCGGGGCATGCCTGCCAGAATGTCCCAATGAAGCCATTTTCGAAACGCGAAGCGATGCTGAAGGCAAGGGCAACCACGTCGGAGACGGGCAAGGAGTCGGTGATAATATTTACGTCATCACTCATGATCGTTGCACCGAGTGCGTCGGGCACTTTGACGAGCCGCAATGTGCGGCTGTCTGCCCGGTGGACAACTGTTGCATTGCCGATCCGGCCTATCCGGAGGCGACTGACGTATTGCTGGAGAAAGCCAAATCGTTGAATCCGGACAAAGAAATTGATCCGGCCAAAGTTTGGAGCGGCGTCCGCAACTAA
- the rpsU gene encoding 30S ribosomal protein S21 — MEIKVFNNNVEKALKVAKKKLAGEGLFRELKRRRYYEKPSVRKKAKEREAQRRRQKWLAKRRPE; from the coding sequence ATGGAAATTAAGGTCTTCAATAACAACGTTGAAAAAGCCCTGAAGGTCGCCAAGAAGAAATTGGCGGGCGAAGGATTGTTCCGCGAACTGAAGCGCCGCCGGTACTATGAGAAGCCGAGTGTCCGCAAGAAGGCGAAAGAGCGAGAGGCTCAACGTCGTCGCCAGAAGTGGCTCGCAAAGAGACGCCCCGAATAG
- a CDS encoding Rieske 2Fe-2S domain-containing protein: protein MEGFQCVAKVEDIPPGQVKVVKVNERAIAVFNIEGHFHAIYNSCPHEGGPLNKGRVKGHVVSCPWHDLAFDVRNGQGTDGGGYCVGSYDVRVEGGQIFVGGRRKV from the coding sequence ATGGAAGGGTTTCAGTGTGTGGCCAAGGTTGAGGACATTCCTCCTGGCCAGGTCAAAGTCGTCAAGGTGAATGAGCGTGCCATTGCGGTGTTCAATATCGAGGGGCATTTTCATGCCATCTATAATTCGTGCCCTCATGAAGGTGGCCCGCTCAATAAGGGCCGCGTGAAAGGGCATGTCGTCTCCTGTCCCTGGCACGACTTGGCCTTTGATGTTCGAAATGGGCAAGGGACGGACGGCGGAGGGTACTGCGTCGGAAGCTATGATGTGCGGGTGGAAGGCGGACAGATATTTGTCGGAGGGCGGCGCAAGGTGTAG
- a CDS encoding sulfurtransferase TusA family protein, which yields MIQADVKLDTLGYFCPMPIILTSKKIKELTMGQVLEVVSDDEGIKKDMPAWCETTGHEMVGLEEEHSSSKRIYKAFVKKAK from the coding sequence ATGATACAGGCTGATGTGAAGCTCGATACATTGGGGTATTTTTGCCCGATGCCGATTATTTTGACCTCGAAGAAAATCAAAGAACTCACCATGGGTCAGGTGCTGGAGGTCGTCTCGGACGACGAGGGCATCAAGAAAGATATGCCGGCCTGGTGTGAGACGACCGGTCATGAAATGGTGGGGCTGGAAGAGGAACACAGTTCTTCGAAACGGATTTACAAGGCCTTCGTCAAAAAAGCCAAGTAG
- the dat gene encoding D-amino-acid transaminase: MPDIACVNGHFGPVAEAVVSIEDRGFQFGDGVYEVIRTYRGKPFALDEHFARFERSAQALDLSLGRTKDQWMALIQEGLRLSRFPETKIYLQVTRGQAPRDHPFPASPVPTTVLTFRELHSLDSSIRKAGVRAITVDDIRWGRCDIKSVNLLANVLARQRAKEADVFEAILVRDGLVTEGSVSNVMIVRNGVIETAPEGHRILSGVTRAIVLDLARKEGLPVVESFVGRDDLLTASEVFLTGTTVEVLPVVRIDGHEIGAGVPGPLSQRLSRRWEALIS, encoded by the coding sequence ATGCCTGACATTGCGTGTGTGAATGGTCACTTCGGTCCTGTGGCGGAAGCCGTGGTCAGTATCGAGGACCGTGGGTTTCAGTTCGGGGACGGCGTGTATGAGGTTATCCGCACCTATCGGGGGAAACCATTTGCCCTAGACGAGCATTTTGCCCGGTTTGAGCGGAGTGCGCAGGCATTGGACCTCTCGCTGGGGCGCACCAAGGACCAGTGGATGGCGTTGATTCAGGAAGGCCTCCGGCTGAGCCGGTTTCCTGAGACCAAAATTTATCTGCAGGTGACGCGCGGGCAGGCTCCGCGGGATCATCCTTTTCCTGCCTCGCCTGTGCCGACGACGGTGCTGACCTTTCGCGAGCTTCATTCTCTCGACTCCTCGATTCGCAAGGCCGGGGTTCGGGCCATCACGGTAGACGACATTCGCTGGGGACGCTGCGATATTAAAAGCGTCAATCTTTTGGCGAATGTTCTGGCACGCCAGCGGGCAAAGGAAGCCGATGTATTCGAGGCCATTTTGGTTCGAGATGGATTAGTCACCGAGGGGTCTGTCAGTAATGTCATGATCGTGCGAAACGGTGTTATTGAGACCGCACCTGAAGGACACCGCATCCTTTCCGGGGTCACGCGGGCGATTGTTCTGGATCTGGCCAGGAAGGAAGGGCTGCCGGTTGTGGAATCTTTCGTCGGCCGGGACGATCTCCTGACGGCGTCCGAAGTCTTTTTGACGGGAACGACAGTGGAAGTATTACCGGTCGTACGCATTGATGGGCATGAGATCGGCGCGGGAGTGCCAGGCCCTCTGTCACAGCGTTTGTCTCGTCGTTGGGAAGCTCTGATCAGCTAG
- a CDS encoding Rieske 2Fe-2S domain-containing protein, with product MSTDLITELKPTKSAPLFGFWYPAATSSSLAVGQMHTQVMLGLPILICRDRQGQVAAMRDICPHRGMPLSFGHFDGERVKCAYHGWQFDTGGRCRHIPALVEGSALQPEKIGITSYPCQDQDGYVWVFLPDPQQPNQTVPDLPRLPLPSSPYRMVQISTILDCTIDDGIVGLMDPAHGPFVHQSSWWRTQASMHDKAKTFEPLPNGFRMVPHAPSKNSGPYKLLNKLYGGPLTTTIDFVLPNQRFEFVQCGSMFVSSRATVTPVGEQQCRIDFSAAWNILPWLPFAKPLFRYFANIFMKQDKQAMERQAVGLKYKPALMLIDDADTPAKWYYKLKAAHIASVQTGRPLDHPLKGPVTLRWRS from the coding sequence ATGAGCACAGACCTCATCACCGAACTCAAACCGACGAAAAGCGCCCCGCTGTTCGGCTTCTGGTATCCGGCGGCCACCAGCAGCTCTTTGGCGGTCGGCCAGATGCACACGCAGGTGATGTTGGGGCTTCCCATTCTCATCTGCCGCGACCGCCAGGGGCAGGTCGCGGCCATGCGCGATATCTGCCCGCATCGGGGAATGCCGTTGTCATTCGGCCATTTTGATGGTGAACGCGTCAAATGTGCCTACCATGGCTGGCAATTCGATACGGGCGGCCGCTGCCGCCATATCCCCGCTCTGGTCGAGGGATCGGCGCTTCAACCCGAGAAGATCGGCATTACGTCCTACCCCTGTCAGGATCAGGACGGCTACGTGTGGGTCTTCCTTCCGGATCCGCAACAGCCCAATCAAACGGTACCGGATCTCCCGCGCCTGCCATTGCCCTCTTCGCCATATCGCATGGTTCAGATCTCTACCATCCTTGATTGCACCATCGACGACGGCATCGTCGGCCTCATGGATCCGGCCCACGGGCCCTTCGTCCACCAAAGCTCCTGGTGGCGGACGCAGGCCAGCATGCATGACAAAGCCAAAACCTTCGAGCCCCTTCCCAACGGATTTCGCATGGTGCCCCACGCCCCCTCTAAAAACAGCGGCCCCTACAAGTTGCTGAACAAACTCTATGGCGGCCCGCTGACCACGACCATCGATTTCGTGCTCCCCAACCAGCGGTTCGAGTTCGTGCAATGCGGGTCGATGTTTGTCTCCTCGCGCGCCACCGTGACCCCGGTCGGCGAGCAGCAATGCCGGATCGATTTTTCCGCCGCCTGGAACATTCTTCCCTGGCTGCCCTTCGCCAAACCCCTGTTCCGGTATTTTGCGAACATCTTCATGAAGCAAGACAAACAGGCTATGGAGCGGCAGGCGGTCGGACTGAAGTACAAACCGGCCTTGATGCTGATCGATGACGCCGACACTCCAGCCAAGTGGTACTACAAGCTGAAGGCCGCGCACATCGCATCCGTGCAAACCGGACGTCCGTTGGACCATCCGCTCAAAGGCCCGGTCACGCTGCGATGGAGAAGTTAG
- a CDS encoding CBS domain-containing protein → MVVAGGPIQRPLAMMMRPITKTVRPDDSLLVVAQQLRDARVGALLVADHGDYVGIVSEADLVRKAMASGAASEQVTVRSVMSAPIMTIDIAQSAHEASDVMAERGIRHLVITEEGRVVGMISVRDLLRYFKNWGTL, encoded by the coding sequence GTGGTGGTTGCAGGCGGGCCCATCCAACGACCGTTGGCCATGATGATGCGTCCCATCACGAAGACGGTGCGACCGGATGATTCGTTATTGGTTGTCGCGCAGCAATTGCGCGATGCCCGGGTCGGGGCGCTGCTCGTTGCTGATCATGGCGACTACGTGGGGATTGTCAGCGAGGCCGATCTTGTCCGCAAAGCCATGGCCAGCGGAGCGGCGTCCGAGCAGGTGACGGTTCGCTCGGTGATGAGCGCCCCGATCATGACGATCGATATCGCCCAATCCGCGCATGAGGCGAGTGATGTGATGGCCGAACGAGGAATTCGGCATCTGGTGATTACCGAAGAAGGGCGTGTGGTCGGAATGATTTCGGTGCGCGATCTGCTCCGATATTTCAAAAATTGGGGGACCTTGTAA
- the polA gene encoding DNA polymerase I → MPTLYLIDGSAYIYRAFFALPPLSNSKGLQTNAVYGFTTMLLKVLRDHRPDYVAVVFDEKGPTHRHEAFKEYKAQRPPMPQGMSAQIPYIHRVVEALSLPVIRQAGYEADDLIGTLARKGEVEGLDVVIVTSDKDMFQLLTPKTRIYDPVKDKWFGEADSQVRFGVEPARVVEIMGLMGDTSDNIPGVKGIGEKTAVKLITQFGTIEELLNRIEEVTPSKTKNLLLEQGEQARMSKQLATIQLDCPLEFVPAHFQAKAPQTETLVSLLRELEFMTLAKAFQGETREQNRLGVDVEQIHDAAAADAFLKKQPAAAMLGLACVLIGEPGVRADIRGCALGRSDGNAAFVQGEARGWPRPLIECLHDGSKLKAVQDLKPLLLALHRQGVEMPGPYFDTMVADYLLNPNRRAHTLEAIAMDLLSYQLGAGSSEESAKGPQTLFDVDEGLVRRSGEAAAVTAKVAPMLRERLKEQGSLTLFHDVEMPLVPVLAEIERNGFLLDVEGLQALSKELERELEQMVGSIYGLAGGEFNIGSPKQLATVLFETLGLKPLRKTKTGYSTDEDTLTQLASQHDLPAQILNYRTLTKLKSTYVDALPQLVNPETKRLHTSLNQTVAATGRLSSTDPNLQNIPVKGDYGLRIREAFIAPPGHQLLCADYSQVEPRILAHLSQDPRLLQVFEKGEDIHMATAMEIFNLPAGEVTREMRRAAKSVVFGIVYGISPFGLASNIGVSQADAKQYIETFFEKFAAVRALMDRNINDGKTKGYTTTILGRRRPIPELQSGDPSQRGVGERMAVNSPIQGSAADLIKVAMIKVHQRLQNELPRCKMILQVHDELIFEVQVQELEQAKQLVKAEMEGTGQTLGLSVPLKVDLGVGLNWRSAHP, encoded by the coding sequence ATGCCGACTCTCTACCTGATTGACGGGAGCGCCTACATCTATCGGGCGTTTTTTGCTCTGCCGCCCTTGAGCAATTCCAAGGGCCTGCAGACCAATGCGGTCTACGGTTTCACCACCATGTTGCTGAAGGTGCTGCGGGACCATCGCCCGGACTATGTTGCCGTCGTGTTTGATGAAAAAGGTCCGACTCACCGGCATGAAGCCTTTAAGGAATACAAGGCGCAACGGCCTCCCATGCCGCAAGGCATGAGCGCGCAGATTCCGTATATCCATCGCGTGGTGGAAGCGCTGTCTCTGCCGGTCATCAGGCAGGCCGGGTACGAGGCCGACGATCTGATCGGCACCCTGGCGAGAAAAGGCGAAGTCGAAGGCCTCGACGTGGTGATCGTCACCAGCGACAAGGACATGTTTCAACTGCTCACCCCCAAGACGCGTATTTACGATCCGGTGAAAGATAAATGGTTCGGTGAAGCGGATTCGCAGGTGCGCTTTGGCGTGGAGCCGGCGCGTGTGGTCGAAATTATGGGCCTGATGGGTGATACCAGCGACAACATTCCCGGCGTCAAAGGCATCGGCGAAAAGACCGCGGTGAAATTGATTACGCAGTTCGGCACCATCGAAGAGCTGCTGAATCGAATCGAAGAAGTTACGCCGTCGAAAACCAAGAATTTGTTGTTGGAGCAGGGCGAGCAGGCCCGGATGAGCAAGCAACTGGCGACGATTCAGTTGGACTGCCCGCTTGAATTTGTGCCGGCCCACTTTCAGGCGAAGGCGCCGCAGACGGAGACTCTGGTGAGTCTGCTACGTGAACTGGAGTTCATGACGCTGGCGAAGGCTTTTCAGGGAGAGACGCGTGAGCAAAATCGATTGGGAGTTGATGTCGAACAGATTCACGATGCTGCAGCGGCAGACGCGTTTCTGAAGAAGCAACCGGCAGCTGCGATGTTGGGCTTGGCCTGCGTTTTGATCGGTGAGCCGGGGGTGCGCGCAGATATTCGAGGCTGCGCGTTGGGTCGGTCCGATGGGAACGCGGCCTTCGTTCAGGGCGAGGCGCGCGGCTGGCCACGCCCCCTCATTGAATGCCTGCATGATGGGAGTAAGCTGAAAGCGGTTCAGGATCTCAAGCCGCTGTTGCTGGCGCTCCACCGTCAGGGTGTCGAGATGCCGGGGCCCTATTTCGATACGATGGTGGCGGACTATCTGTTGAACCCGAATCGTCGCGCCCATACCTTGGAAGCCATCGCCATGGATCTCCTGAGTTATCAACTCGGCGCCGGCTCAAGCGAGGAATCAGCCAAGGGTCCGCAGACCCTGTTTGATGTCGATGAAGGCCTGGTCCGTCGAAGCGGCGAGGCGGCGGCGGTCACGGCGAAGGTAGCGCCGATGCTACGTGAGCGCCTGAAGGAGCAAGGGAGCCTGACGCTCTTTCACGATGTGGAGATGCCGCTGGTGCCGGTTTTAGCCGAGATCGAACGGAATGGCTTTCTGCTCGATGTCGAGGGCCTCCAGGCTCTGAGCAAGGAGTTAGAGCGTGAGCTGGAGCAGATGGTGGGCAGCATTTACGGTCTGGCCGGCGGTGAATTCAATATCGGCTCGCCCAAGCAATTGGCGACCGTGCTCTTCGAAACCCTCGGCCTGAAGCCGCTGCGCAAAACGAAGACCGGCTACTCCACGGATGAAGACACCCTCACGCAACTCGCATCGCAGCATGACCTCCCGGCGCAGATCCTCAACTACCGGACGTTGACGAAGCTCAAATCGACCTATGTCGATGCCCTGCCGCAGTTGGTGAACCCCGAAACTAAACGACTCCATACCTCCCTGAATCAGACGGTGGCGGCGACGGGACGACTGTCTTCCACGGACCCGAATCTGCAGAACATTCCGGTGAAGGGTGACTACGGCTTGCGTATCCGCGAAGCCTTTATCGCCCCGCCGGGCCATCAACTGCTCTGCGCGGATTACAGTCAGGTCGAGCCGCGGATTTTAGCGCACCTCTCGCAAGACCCTCGCCTGCTGCAGGTCTTCGAGAAAGGCGAGGACATTCACATGGCCACGGCCATGGAGATATTCAACCTGCCTGCCGGAGAGGTCACGCGTGAAATGCGGCGCGCGGCGAAGAGCGTGGTGTTCGGCATTGTGTATGGCATCAGCCCGTTCGGTCTCGCGTCGAACATCGGTGTGTCGCAAGCCGATGCCAAACAATACATCGAGACCTTCTTCGAGAAATTTGCGGCGGTGCGGGCTCTGATGGACCGGAACATCAACGACGGCAAAACCAAAGGCTATACGACGACCATCCTCGGCCGCCGCCGCCCCATCCCGGAATTGCAAAGCGGCGATCCGTCGCAGCGCGGCGTCGGTGAGCGCATGGCGGTGAATAGTCCGATTCAAGGCTCGGCCGCCGATCTGATCAAAGTGGCCATGATCAAGGTTCATCAACGCCTCCAGAACGAACTGCCTCGCTGCAAGATGATCCTCCAAGTCCATGACGAGTTGATTTTCGAAGTGCAGGTACAGGAATTGGAGCAGGCGAAACAACTCGTGAAAGCCGAAATGGAAGGAACCGGTCAGACGTTGGGGTTATCGGTGCCGCTCAAGGTGGATCTCGGAGTGGGGTTGAACTGGCGATCGGCTCACCCGTAA
- the ftcD gene encoding glutamate formimidoyltransferase, which yields MSQIVECVPNFSEGRNPEVIQALVGLVRSVPGVAFLDESHDADHHRSVVTFVGRPYAVAEVAFQMARLASQLIDLRSHQGEHPRVGATDVMPFVPIRDVSMQDCVQLARMVGQRIGNELKIPVFLYEQAAARPERIQLELIRKGGLKGLADRMAADAAWAPDFGPKQLHHTAGATVVGARWPLIAFNVNLKSPDLSVARAIAKAVRQSSGGLPCVKAIGIELRSQGLVQVSMNLTNYEETSIHVVFAAVEREAAARGVEVAGTEIIGLVPEQCLIDTAQQALRLDRFEGRQVLEMRLDSVESRVAIGRLAGSQPGRESPALPAKADARAETVLAQQGLTGGSVGALAASFAATLGTMVAKLNRARAVETRLSEIGTRLRELMQADRDAYARVLQARKLPSNHPDRAVQLSSGVLGAIETPMEIVKLCCEVIPLLRGLLAHAKPELQPDLKMGIQLADAVIDGCVAMVEENMKGQPNQQLIVAIRERFAVAEQMLVDAKSLCYTPPFDSWPQNMLNILKLR from the coding sequence GTGAGTCAGATTGTCGAATGTGTGCCGAATTTCAGTGAGGGCCGGAATCCCGAAGTTATCCAGGCGTTAGTCGGCCTGGTTCGATCGGTGCCCGGCGTCGCCTTCCTGGATGAATCACATGATGCGGACCATCACCGCTCGGTCGTCACCTTCGTCGGACGGCCGTATGCCGTCGCCGAGGTGGCCTTTCAAATGGCACGGCTGGCGTCTCAGTTGATCGACCTGCGAAGCCATCAAGGGGAACATCCGCGCGTCGGCGCGACGGATGTGATGCCGTTCGTCCCCATTCGAGACGTCAGCATGCAGGACTGCGTGCAATTGGCTCGCATGGTCGGCCAGCGTATCGGCAATGAATTGAAGATCCCCGTGTTTCTCTACGAACAGGCGGCGGCGAGGCCTGAGCGCATCCAGCTGGAATTGATTCGAAAAGGCGGCTTGAAGGGACTGGCGGACCGGATGGCCGCCGACGCGGCCTGGGCGCCGGATTTCGGCCCGAAGCAGCTGCATCACACCGCCGGGGCCACGGTGGTCGGCGCGCGGTGGCCGCTCATTGCCTTTAACGTAAATCTGAAGAGCCCGGATTTATCAGTTGCCAGGGCGATTGCGAAGGCCGTTCGGCAGTCGAGCGGAGGCCTCCCGTGTGTGAAAGCGATCGGTATTGAATTAAGAAGCCAGGGGCTCGTACAGGTCTCGATGAATCTGACGAACTATGAAGAAACGTCGATTCACGTGGTGTTCGCCGCTGTCGAGCGGGAAGCGGCAGCCCGTGGCGTAGAAGTGGCGGGGACAGAAATTATCGGACTGGTGCCCGAACAGTGCCTCATCGATACGGCGCAGCAGGCGCTGCGTCTCGATCGATTTGAAGGAAGGCAAGTGCTCGAAATGCGCTTGGACAGTGTCGAATCGCGCGTGGCGATCGGCCGGTTGGCCGGGTCGCAGCCGGGCAGGGAGTCGCCGGCGCTGCCGGCGAAAGCCGACGCACGTGCTGAAACGGTGCTCGCTCAGCAGGGGCTGACGGGGGGAAGCGTGGGCGCCCTTGCTGCGTCGTTCGCGGCAACGTTAGGCACCATGGTGGCCAAACTGAACCGCGCACGCGCGGTTGAAACACGCCTGTCCGAGATTGGTACGCGCCTCCGCGAGTTGATGCAGGCTGACCGGGATGCCTATGCTCGGGTGCTCCAGGCGAGAAAGCTTCCATCCAACCATCCTGATCGCGCTGTGCAACTATCATCCGGTGTATTGGGTGCGATCGAGACGCCGATGGAAATCGTGAAACTGTGTTGCGAGGTGATCCCGCTTCTCCGGGGTCTCTTGGCGCATGCGAAGCCGGAGCTTCAGCCTGATCTGAAGATGGGCATTCAGCTTGCCGACGCGGTTATCGATGGTTGTGTGGCCATGGTCGAAGAGAACATGAAAGGTCAACCAAATCAGCAGCTTATTGTAGCTATTCGGGAGCGTTTCGCCGTTGCGGAACAAATGCTTGTGGATGCGAAATCGCTATGCTACACTCCGCCCTTCGATTCGTGGCCCCAAAACATGTTGAATATCCTGAAACTTCGCTGA
- a CDS encoding nucleotide sugar dehydrogenase codes for MHISVIGTGYVGLVTGACFAEFGVNVTCMDTDARRIAKLEKGEVPFFEPGITELVAKGIKEDRLHFTTDVAKAVDKALVIFIAVGTPPKSDGSADLSYVEEVGRGIAKNMTGYKVIVTKSTVPVGTGEKLREVIKANQTGRFRFDIVSNPEFLREGSAIEDFMRPNRVVIGADSEQAVAIMKDLYRPLYLLETPIVVTDIPTAEMIKYASNAFLAVKISFINEIATVCEKVGADVQLVSKGMGLDNRIGNKFLHAGPGFGGSCFPKDLAALVQTGERVGYPFQIAGAAAKVNYEQHLRMVEKVKDACGGVKGKTLGVLGLSFKPNTNDMREAPSLTILSELMKEGAKIRAYDPASMEESVKLLPGMVPCQDTYDVAEGADGLIVMTEWNQFRNLDFERLKKAMREPLLLDLRNTYESDRVVPYGFRHVSVGRPTKNPAA; via the coding sequence ATGCATATCAGCGTGATTGGAACGGGCTATGTCGGCTTGGTCACCGGGGCCTGCTTCGCAGAATTCGGCGTGAACGTCACCTGTATGGACACGGACGCGCGACGGATTGCCAAACTCGAAAAGGGGGAAGTGCCATTTTTTGAGCCCGGCATCACCGAACTCGTTGCCAAAGGCATCAAGGAAGACCGGCTCCATTTCACGACTGATGTCGCCAAGGCCGTCGACAAAGCCCTTGTCATCTTCATCGCCGTCGGAACGCCTCCGAAATCGGACGGGTCAGCCGACTTATCGTACGTGGAAGAGGTGGGACGCGGGATCGCGAAGAATATGACCGGGTACAAGGTCATCGTCACCAAATCGACTGTCCCCGTCGGCACCGGCGAAAAATTGCGCGAAGTGATTAAAGCCAACCAAACCGGCCGATTCCGGTTCGACATCGTGTCCAATCCGGAATTCCTGCGGGAGGGCTCCGCCATTGAAGATTTTATGCGCCCCAACCGCGTGGTCATCGGCGCGGACAGCGAGCAGGCCGTCGCGATCATGAAAGACCTGTATCGCCCCCTCTACTTGCTCGAAACGCCGATCGTGGTCACCGACATTCCAACCGCTGAGATGATCAAATATGCCTCCAACGCATTTCTCGCCGTCAAAATTTCATTTATCAACGAAATTGCAACCGTGTGCGAAAAGGTGGGAGCGGACGTCCAGTTGGTGTCCAAGGGCATGGGGCTCGACAACCGCATCGGCAACAAATTTCTGCATGCCGGACCCGGGTTCGGTGGATCCTGCTTTCCGAAAGACCTCGCGGCCCTGGTCCAGACCGGTGAACGTGTCGGGTATCCGTTTCAGATTGCCGGCGCTGCAGCCAAGGTGAACTACGAACAGCACTTGCGAATGGTCGAGAAGGTCAAGGATGCGTGCGGAGGGGTCAAAGGGAAAACGCTCGGCGTGTTGGGCCTCTCCTTCAAACCCAACACGAACGATATGCGGGAAGCGCCCTCGTTGACGATCTTGAGCGAGTTGATGAAGGAAGGCGCCAAGATCCGCGCGTACGACCCGGCCTCGATGGAAGAATCGGTGAAACTGCTACCAGGGATGGTCCCCTGCCAGGACACGTATGACGTTGCGGAAGGGGCCGACGGCCTCATTGTCATGACTGAATGGAACCAGTTCAGAAATCTCGATTTCGAGCGGCTCAAGAAGGCGATGCGGGAGCCGTTGCTGCTGGACCTTCGCAACACCTACGAGTCGGACCGGGTCGTCCCCTACGGCTTCCGCCACGTCTCAGTCGGTCGTCCCACCAAGAATCCGGCCGCCTAA
- a CDS encoding endonuclease III: MQAQEIHAVIRTVKREIARWPDPVVGVVARQSGRDPFLVLISCLLSLRTKDKTTAEASARLFALASTPATMQHLSQSTVESAIYPVGFYRTKAKQIQQICAQLRERYHGLVPDKIDELLTLPGVGRKTANLVVTVGYEKPGICVDIHVHRISNRWGYVKTKSPDETETALREKLPRKYWITFNDLLVPYGQHLCQPVSPLCSQCKIAAYCDRVGVTKSR; this comes from the coding sequence ATGCAGGCGCAAGAGATCCATGCCGTCATCCGAACGGTCAAACGGGAGATTGCCCGCTGGCCTGATCCGGTTGTCGGCGTTGTCGCCAGACAATCCGGTCGTGATCCCTTCCTGGTGCTGATCTCCTGCCTTCTCAGTCTACGAACCAAAGACAAGACAACCGCGGAGGCCAGCGCGCGGCTCTTTGCCCTCGCCTCGACGCCCGCTACCATGCAGCACTTGTCCCAATCGACTGTCGAATCAGCCATCTATCCAGTCGGATTCTATCGGACCAAGGCCAAACAGATTCAGCAGATCTGCGCCCAACTCCGTGAGCGGTACCATGGTCTGGTGCCGGACAAGATCGATGAATTGCTGACGTTGCCGGGAGTCGGGAGGAAGACGGCCAATCTTGTGGTGACGGTCGGGTATGAAAAGCCTGGGATTTGCGTCGATATTCACGTCCACCGGATCAGCAATCGATGGGGGTACGTTAAGACCAAGAGTCCCGATGAAACGGAAACGGCCCTCCGCGAGAAACTTCCGCGCAAGTATTGGATCACATTCAACGATCTGCTCGTGCCTTACGGACAGCACCTCTGTCAGCCGGTCTCGCCGTTGTGTAGCCAGTGCAAGATTGCGGCGTATTGCGATCGTGTCGGCGTGACGAAAAGCCGTTAA